The following coding sequences are from one Nonlabens arenilitoris window:
- a CDS encoding T9SS type A sorting domain-containing protein, producing the protein MKKLYAIVLILCMGSSAFLNAQELNEKERYQAQLKVEEKIAAFIQENMDDVVPEKHLYNYIEKLRNADEHTIEELASIPFSEILTIYKKDYLRSLYFANNPKASSLFKAIAAPVCTNGDFESGVFDTSLAGESGIYNLGECDAIPLIGASNIIFNPEAFGNANHFNITNVGLDPIVAYGGGSLQMVNNGNHAVRVNAPLICNTSTGNPNGGINKLIKSITLQDDGVQEINFSYALVADYPNHPNENPFFMARALDASNNTLDRFCIVSNPDPSVNPFINSFADYPGCATNQVVWQDWTCGSLTVNGKAGDVITLEFIVSDCGQTAHFGYAYIDDICAVSCNGNGQGSIQLTPMDPCQSTPLQVCGTYTLPNLNGTTGSINSIELDILQNGTVVNTLTTSTNGAGIFCFNVNSADMIGQYGGYDFQANVIFNIGSGTQPATDSQTNPGQNNDYIFENPDCCPTDASFNAFIDTSGLLAISSFTDYSAFIPTHEWYVLSSPNSSGGPYTPVYSIQDNGPATINLITNAQPGLYYTVIHILKSNDCADICESKVLYYNNGSRRGEELDYRSNQDCCLALQFWADGPGQTSNLSGDFQVGVDFNGTITTNVINPYNGHPGITHSWKLYSSPNATGGPYTLVDSQTGINYSYSSISDGVYYFVLHKVQTDCGEVCFVQDICRNCANRGSSSLAGEIDCDFFDTTTVNCTATEKHEYSCKTNMLEWAAVPGALGYVIEVNYNDPDCCPRSTILPTSQRFEVGPNTTTLNIPINRSGCFSYSIGTRCADSRLPKWTTKECVSCNTIIQPLCAAPTSTNFNCERGIISWTGSPSFNDYVVEYTYNDPDCCPSNQRPITNRVNVTGTSLQILIPTTAYCISYRVGTICPDIREPRWTAKTCQTCRGVGISPKNRNLGTTEVLPNPSDGLTSLKFESDINKLQKIIIYNLNGNVVDTIDIPTYEGSIYKMLWDSRNILEKGMYLISFESSKTKIVEKLIIK; encoded by the coding sequence TGCCCGAAAAGCACCTTTATAATTACATTGAAAAGCTTAGAAATGCAGATGAGCATACCATAGAAGAACTAGCATCGATTCCCTTTAGTGAAATATTGACCATCTATAAAAAAGATTATTTACGCAGTCTCTATTTTGCAAATAATCCCAAAGCCTCCTCACTTTTTAAAGCCATCGCAGCACCTGTTTGTACTAACGGTGATTTTGAATCTGGAGTTTTTGATACTTCACTAGCTGGTGAAAGCGGTATCTATAATTTGGGAGAATGTGATGCAATACCTTTAATAGGTGCTTCAAATATCATTTTTAATCCAGAAGCTTTCGGTAATGCAAATCATTTTAATATTACTAATGTAGGCCTAGATCCCATTGTAGCTTATGGTGGTGGTTCTTTACAAATGGTAAATAATGGTAATCACGCTGTGCGTGTTAATGCACCATTAATTTGTAATACCAGTACCGGTAATCCCAATGGTGGTATTAATAAATTAATCAAGTCCATTACACTACAGGATGATGGCGTTCAAGAAATTAACTTTAGCTATGCCCTAGTCGCAGACTACCCTAATCATCCTAATGAAAATCCTTTTTTCATGGCTAGAGCATTAGACGCTAGTAATAATACACTAGACCGCTTTTGTATAGTCTCAAATCCAGACCCTTCAGTAAATCCCTTTATAAACAGCTTTGCAGACTATCCTGGCTGCGCTACTAATCAAGTAGTGTGGCAAGACTGGACTTGCGGTTCATTAACTGTTAATGGTAAGGCTGGTGATGTAATAACTTTAGAATTTATTGTTTCTGATTGTGGGCAAACTGCTCACTTTGGATATGCTTATATCGATGATATATGTGCCGTAAGTTGTAACGGTAATGGTCAAGGTTCTATTCAACTTACGCCCATGGACCCATGTCAGAGTACCCCATTGCAAGTATGTGGCACATATACATTGCCTAATCTTAATGGTACAACAGGATCTATTAATTCAATAGAACTAGACATACTACAAAATGGAACTGTAGTAAACACCTTAACAACATCGACTAATGGAGCAGGAATTTTTTGTTTCAATGTCAATAGCGCAGATATGATAGGACAATATGGTGGTTATGACTTTCAAGCAAATGTTATTTTTAATATTGGGTCAGGTACACAACCAGCGACAGATTCACAAACTAATCCAGGTCAAAACAATGATTATATTTTTGAAAATCCAGACTGTTGTCCGACTGATGCTTCTTTTAACGCTTTTATAGATACCAGTGGTTTACTAGCTATTTCAAGTTTTACAGACTATAGCGCGTTTATCCCTACGCATGAATGGTATGTGCTATCCAGTCCTAATAGTTCAGGTGGACCCTATACACCAGTTTATAGCATTCAAGATAATGGTCCAGCAACAATTAATTTAATAACTAACGCACAACCAGGCCTATATTATACTGTAATCCATATTTTGAAGTCTAACGATTGTGCTGACATTTGTGAAAGTAAAGTATTGTATTATAATAATGGAAGTAGACGTGGCGAAGAGTTGGATTATCGCTCTAATCAAGACTGTTGTCTTGCCTTGCAGTTTTGGGCAGACGGTCCAGGTCAAACTAGCAATCTATCGGGTGATTTTCAAGTAGGTGTTGATTTTAATGGAACCATAACTACTAATGTAATCAATCCATACAACGGCCATCCTGGTATCACTCATAGTTGGAAATTATATTCTAGCCCTAACGCTACTGGTGGCCCTTATACATTAGTAGATTCACAAACCGGTATTAACTACAGTTATAGCTCCATAAGCGATGGTGTTTATTATTTTGTGCTTCACAAAGTCCAAACTGATTGTGGAGAGGTATGTTTTGTTCAAGATATTTGTAGAAATTGTGCTAATCGTGGCAGTTCTAGTCTCGCAGGAGAAATAGATTGTGACTTTTTTGACACTACAACAGTTAATTGTACTGCCACAGAAAAACATGAATATAGTTGTAAAACTAACATGCTAGAATGGGCAGCTGTCCCAGGTGCATTAGGTTATGTAATTGAAGTAAATTATAATGATCCTGACTGTTGTCCTAGATCAACCATTTTACCGACTAGCCAGCGTTTTGAAGTAGGACCTAACACAACTACTCTTAACATTCCTATCAATAGATCTGGCTGTTTCAGCTATTCTATAGGAACTAGATGTGCAGACTCTAGATTACCTAAATGGACTACTAAAGAATGTGTATCATGTAATACAATCATTCAACCACTGTGTGCAGCACCTACTAGTACAAATTTTAATTGTGAAAGAGGTATTATCTCATGGACAGGCTCGCCGTCATTTAATGACTATGTGGTAGAATATACATATAACGACCCAGATTGTTGCCCGAGTAATCAAAGACCTATAACTAATAGAGTAAATGTTACAGGAACAAGTTTACAAATATTAATACCGACAACAGCTTATTGTATAAGTTATCGTGTAGGTACTATTTGTCCAGATATTAGAGAGCCTAGATGGACTGCTAAAACATGTCAAACTTGTCGTGGTGTAGGTATAAGTCCAAAAAACCGAAATCTAGGAACAACAGAAGTATTGCCTAATCCTAGTGATGGCCTGACATCCTTAAAATTTGAATCTGACATCAATAAACTACAAAAAATCATTATTTATAATCTAAATGGTAATGTCGTAGACACTATAGATATTCCCACTTATGAAGGTTCTATTTATAAAATGTTATGGGATAGTAGAAACATTCTAGAAAAAGGGATGTACCTCATCAGCTTTGAATCTTCAAAAACAAAAATAGTCGAGAAATTAATCATAAAATAA